Proteins encoded within one genomic window of Canis lupus familiaris isolate Mischka breed German Shepherd chromosome 12, alternate assembly UU_Cfam_GSD_1.0, whole genome shotgun sequence:
- the MED23 gene encoding mediator of RNA polymerase II transcription subunit 23 isoform X6, with protein MVQMETQLQSIFEDVVKTEIIEEAFPGMFMDTPEDEKTKLISCLGAFRQFWGGLSQESHEQCIQWIVKFIHGQHSPKRISFLYDCLAMAVETGLLPPRMVCECLINSDTLEWERTQLWALTFKLVRKIIGGVDYKGVRDLLKVILEKILTIPNTVSSAVVQQLLAAREVIAYILERNACLLPAYFAVTEIRKLYPEGKLPHWLLGNLVSDFVDTFRPTARINSICGRCSLLPVVNNSGAICNSWKLDPATLRFPLKGLLPYDKDLFEPQTALLRYVLEQPYSRDMVCNMLGLNKQTLNIAQHKQRCPVLEDQLVDLVVYAMERSETEEKFDDGGTSQLLWQHLSSQLIFFVLFQFASFPHMVLSLHQKLAGRGLIKGRDHLMWVLLQFISGSIQKNALADFLPVMKLFDLLYPEKEYIPVPDINKPQSTHAFAMTCIWIHLNRKAQNDNSKLQIPIPHSLKLHHEFLQQSLRNKSLQMNDYKIALLCNAYSTNSECFTLPMGALVETIYGNGIMRVPLPGTSCLASASITPLPMNLLDSLTVHAKMSLIHSIATRVIKLAHAKSSVALAPALVETYSRLLVYMEIESLGIKGFITFIIGALNCLVPEGQLLPTVFKSHAWGILHTLLEMFSYRMHHIQPHYRVQLLSHLHTLAAVAQTNQNQLHLCVESTALRLITALGSSEVQPQFTRFLSDPKTVLSAESEELNRALILTLARATHVTDFFTGSDSIQGTWCKDILQTIMSFTPHNWASHTLSCFPGPLQAFFKQNNVPQESRFNLKKNVEEEYRKWKSMTNENDIITHFSMQGSPPLFLCLLWKMLLETDHINQIGYRVLERIGARALVAHVRTFADFLVYEFSTSAGGQQLNKCIEILNDMVWKYNIVTLDRLILCLAMRSHEGNEAQVCYFIIQLLLLKPNDFRNRVSDFVKENSPEHWLQNDWHTKHMNYHKKYPEKLYFEGLAEQVDPPVQIQSPYLPIYFGNVCLRFLPVFDIVIHRFLELLPVSKSLETLLDHLGGLYKFHDRPVTYLYNTLHYYEMHLRDRPHLKRKLVHAIIGSLKDNRPQGWCLSDTYLKCGMNAREENPWVPDDSYYCRLIGRLVDTMAGKSPGPFPNCDWRFNEFPNPAAHALHVTCVELMALAVSGEDVGNALLNVVLKSQPLVPRENITAWMNAIGLIITALPEPYWIVLHDRIVSVISSPSLTSESEWVGYPFRLFDFTACHQSYSEMSCSYTLALAHAVWHHSSIGQLSLIPKFLTEVLLPVVKTEFQLLYVYHLVGPFLQRFQQERTRCMIEVEKIICNLKPALKLRLRFITHISKMEPPAVPPQAINSGSPAPQSNQVPVSLPVTQ; from the exons aatggtTTGTGAATGCCTGATAAACTCTGACACACTTGAATGGGAAAGAACACAACTTTGGGCCCTAACATTTAAGCTGGTCCGGAAAATAATTGGGGGAGTGGATTACAag GGTGTTCGGGATCTCTTAAAAGTGATTTTGGAGAAAATCTTGACAATTCCCAATACAGTGAGCTCAGCTGTTGTACAGCAACTTCTAGCAGCAAGAGAG gttaTAGCATATATCCTGGAAAGAAATGCTTGTTTATTACCAGCCTACTTTGCAGTTACAGAGATCAGGAAACTATATCCTGAGGGAAAACTTCCACACTGG ttactTGGAAACCTGGTATCAGACTTTGTGGATACCTTCAGACCCACAGCAAGAATAAACTCCATTTGTG GCCGCTGCAGCCTTCTGCCAGTTGTAAATAACTCAGGAGCCATTTGTAATTCATGGAAATTGGACCCTGCAACTCTTCGTTTTCCTTTGAAAGGCCTTTTGCCATATGATAAG gatcTGTTTGAACCCCAGACTGCTTTGTTGAGATATGTATTGGAGCAGCCTTATTCCAGGGATATGGTCTGCAATATGCTAGGTTTAAATAAGCAG ACCTTGAACATTGCTCAG CACAAGCAGCGCTGCCCTGTGCTGGAGGACCAGTTGGTGGATCTGGTGGTTTATGCCATGGAGCGGTCCGAGACTGAGGAGAAATTTGACGATGGGGGAACAAGCCAACTCCTGTGGCAGCACCTCTCGAGTCAGctcattttctttgtgcttttccagTTTGCAAGTTTTCCACATATGGTCCTTTCTCTTCATCAGAAG TTAGCAGGGCGAGGACTGATTAAAGGCAGAGATCATCTAATGTGGGTTCTCCTGCAATTCATTTCTGGAAGTATTCAGAAAAATGCACTAGCTGATTTTCTCCCTGTCATGAAGCTCTTTGACCTTCTATACCCAGAAAAAGAA TATATTCCAGTTCCTGATATTAACAAACCCCAGTCAACTCATGCCTTTGCAATGACTTGCATTTGGATTCATCTCAATAGAAAAGCCCAAAATGACAACTCCAAGCTACAGATTCCAATACCTCATTCCCTAAAGCTTCACCATGA GTTCCTACAGCAGAGTCTCAGAAATAAAAGTTTACAAATGAATGATTATAAGATTGCCTTGCTGTGTAATGCATACTCTACAAATTCAGAATGTTTTACATTGCCCATGGGAGCTCTGGTAGAAACTATTTATGGAAATGGGATTATGAGAGTACCTCTTCCTGGAACGAGCTGCTTGGCTTCAGCATCGATTACTCCCTTACCCATGAATCTGCTGGATTCACTGACAGTTCATGCCAAAATGAG cCTTATCCATAGCATCGCTACCAGAGTGATAAAACTTGCTCATGCAAAATCCAGTGTGGCCTTGGCTCCAGCCCTAGTGGAAACGTACAGTCGTTTATTGGTCTAtatggaaatagagtctttgggCATCAAAGGATTTATCA CTTTTATAATTGGTGCCTTAAATTGTCTTGTTCCTGAAGGTCAACTTTTGCCAACTGTTTTCAAGTCCCATGCCTGGGGGATCTTACACACACTTCTTGAGATGTTTAGCTACCGGATGCACCACATCCAGCCTCATTACAGAGTGCAGCTCTTGAGCCATCTTCATACTCTAGCCGCAGTTGCACAAACAAACCAGAACCAGCTCCATCTCTG TGTTGAGAGCACTGCACTTAGGCTTATAACAGCATTAGGGAGCTCAGAGGTACAGCCACAGTTCACACGCTTCCTGAGTGATCCCAAAACAGTGCTGTCTGCAGAATCTGAAGAGCTAAACCGAGCCTTGATACTGACCTTAGCTAGAGCAACTCACGTAACAG atttttttacaGGCTCTGATTCAATTCAGGGAACTTGGTGTAAAGACATACTTCAGACCATCATGAGTTTTACTCCTCATAATTGGGCATCACACACTCTTAGCTGTTTTCCAGGCCCACTACAG gcattCTTCAAGCAGAATAATGTACCTCAGGAAAGCcgttttaatctgaaaaaaaatgtggaggaGGAATATAGGAAGTGGAAGTCAATGACCAATGAAAATGACATCATTACCCACTTCTCTATGCAAGGCTCTCCTCCGctcttcctttgtcttctctggaaaatgcTCTTGGAAACAGATCATATTAATCAGATTGGCTATAG AGTATTAGAAAGAATTGGAGCCAGGGCCTTGGTAGCCCATGTGAGAACATTTGCAGATTTCTTAGTATATGAGTTCTCTACATCAGCTGGAGGTCAGCAACTCAACAAATGCATTGAAATTCTTAATGACATGGTATGGAAGTATAACATTGTTACATTGGACAGATTGATTCTCTGCTTG GCCATGCGTAGTCATGAAGGAAATGAAGCCCAGGTTTGTTATTTCATAATTCAGTTGCTGTTACTCAAACCAAATGATTTTAGAAATCGAGTAAGTGACTTTGTGAAGGAAAATTCTCCAGAGCACTGGCTACAGAACGACTGGCACACCAAGCATATGAATTATCACAAG AAATACCCTGAGAAACTATATTTTGAGGGCCTGGCAGAGCAGGTTGATCCTCCTGTGCAGATCCAGTCTCCCTATCTACCCATCTATTTTGGAAATGTGTGTCTTCGATTTCTCCCAGTATTTGATATAGTAATCCACAGATTTTTAGAATTGCTTCCAGTTTCCAAATCACTGGAGACTCTACTAGATCACCTTGGTGGCTTATATAAATTTCATG ATCGCCCTGTGACTTATTTGTATAATACTCTACACTATTACGAAATGCACCTGAGAGACCGCCCACATCTCAAGCGAAAGCTTGTCCATGCCATCATTGGCTCACTCAAGGATAATCGGCCACAAGGCTGGTGTCTAAGTGACACATATCTGAAGTGTGGCATGAATGCTCGAGAAGAAAATCCGTGGGTCCCAGATGACTCCTACTATTGCAGATTGATTGGCAGACTAGTAGATA CAATGGCTGGCAAATCTCCTGGTCCATTCCCAAACTGTGACTGGAGATTCAATGAGTTTCCCAACCCAGCTGCCCATGCACTACATGTTACCTGTGTGGAGCTCATGGCCTTGGCTGTTTCAGGCGAAGATGTTGGAAACGCTCTTCTAAATGTTGTCCTGAAAAG TCAGCCATTAGTACCAAGAGAGAATATTACAGCATGGATGAATGCAATTGGACTGATCATCACTGCACTACCA GAGCCATATTGGATTGTCCTGCATGATCGAATTGTGAGTGTTATCAGCAGTCCCAGCTTGACATCCGAGTCAGAGTGGGTTGGCTATCCATTCCGCCTCTTTGATTTCACTGCTTGTCATCAGTCCTACTCCGAGATGAGCTGCAGCTATACATTAGCTCTTGCACATGCTGTGTGGCACCATTCTAGCATTGGGCAACTTTCTCTCATTCCCAA GTTTCTCACTGAAGTCCTTCTTCCTGTAGTGAAGACTGAATTCCAGTTGCTTTATGTGTACCATCTTGTGGGACCATTTTTACAAAGATTTCAGCAAGAGAGAACTCGGTGTATGATAGAG GTAGAGAagattatttgtaatttaaaaccAGCTTTAAAACTTCGTCTTCGATTCATCACACACATTAGCAAGATGGAACCACCTGCAGTGCCTCCACAAGCCATAAATAGTGGGTCTCCAGCTCCTCAGTCTAATCAGGTGCCAGTGTCATTACCAGTAACTCAGTGA
- the MED23 gene encoding mediator of RNA polymerase II transcription subunit 23 isoform X5 codes for MVQMETQLQSIFEDVVKTEIIEEAFPGMFMDTPEDEKTKLISCLGAFRQFWGGLSQESHEQCIQWIVKFIHGQHSPKRISFLYDCLAMAVETGLLPPRMVCECLINSDTLEWERTQLWALTFKLVRKIIGGVDYKGVRDLLKVILEKILTIPNTVSSAVVQQLLAAREVIAYILERNACLLPAYFAVTEIRKLYPEGKLPHWLLGNLVSDFVDTFRPTARINSICGRCSLLPVVNNSGAICNSWKLDPATLRFPLKGLLPYDKDLFEPQTALLRYVLEQPYSRDMVCNMLGLNKQHKQRCPVLEDQLVDLVVYAMERSETEEKFDDGGTSQLLWQHLSSQLIFFVLFQFASFPHMVLSLHQKLAGRGLIKGRDHLMWVLLQFISGSIQKNALADFLPVMKLFDLLYPEKEYIPVPDINKPQSTHAFAMTCIWIHLNRKAQNDNSKLQIPIPHSLKLHHEFLQQSLRNKSLQMNDYKIALLCNAYSTNSECFTLPMGALVETIYGNGIMRVPLPGTSCLASASITPLPMNLLDSLTVHAKMSLIHSIATRVIKLAHAKSSVALAPALVETYSRLLVYMEIESLGIKGFISQLLPTVFKSHAWGILHTLLEMFSYRMHHIQPHYRVQLLSHLHTLAAVAQTNQNQLHLCVESTALRLITALGSSEVQPQFTRFLSDPKTVLSAESEELNRALILTLARATHVTDFFTGSDSIQGTWCKDILQTIMSFTPHNWASHTLSCFPGPLQAFFKQNNVPQESRFNLKKNVEEEYRKWKSMTNENDIITHFSMQGSPPLFLCLLWKMLLETDHINQIGYRVLERIGARALVAHVRTFADFLVYEFSTSAGGQQLNKCIEILNDMVWKYNIVTLDRLILCLAMRSHEGNEAQVCYFIIQLLLLKPNDFRNRVSDFVKENSPEHWLQNDWHTKHMNYHKKYPEKLYFEGLAEQVDPPVQIQSPYLPIYFGNVCLRFLPVFDIVIHRFLELLPVSKSLETLLDHLGGLYKFHDRPVTYLYNTLHYYEMHLRDRPHLKRKLVHAIIGSLKDNRPQGWCLSDTYLKCGMNAREENPWVPDDSYYCRLIGRLVDTMAGKSPGPFPNCDWRFNEFPNPAAHALHVTCVELMALAVSGEDVGNALLNVVLKSQPLVPRENITAWMNAIGLIITALPEPYWIVLHDRIVSVISSPSLTSESEWVGYPFRLFDFTACHQSYSEMSCSYTLALAHAVWHHSSIGQLSLIPKFLTEVLLPVVKTEFQLLYVYHLVGPFLQRFQQERTRCMIEIGVAFYDMLLNVDQCSTHLNYMDPICDFLYHMKYMFTGDSVKEQVEKIICNLKPALKLRLRFITHISKMEPPAVPPQAINSGSPAPQSNQVPVSLPVTQ; via the exons aatggtTTGTGAATGCCTGATAAACTCTGACACACTTGAATGGGAAAGAACACAACTTTGGGCCCTAACATTTAAGCTGGTCCGGAAAATAATTGGGGGAGTGGATTACAag GGTGTTCGGGATCTCTTAAAAGTGATTTTGGAGAAAATCTTGACAATTCCCAATACAGTGAGCTCAGCTGTTGTACAGCAACTTCTAGCAGCAAGAGAG gttaTAGCATATATCCTGGAAAGAAATGCTTGTTTATTACCAGCCTACTTTGCAGTTACAGAGATCAGGAAACTATATCCTGAGGGAAAACTTCCACACTGG ttactTGGAAACCTGGTATCAGACTTTGTGGATACCTTCAGACCCACAGCAAGAATAAACTCCATTTGTG GCCGCTGCAGCCTTCTGCCAGTTGTAAATAACTCAGGAGCCATTTGTAATTCATGGAAATTGGACCCTGCAACTCTTCGTTTTCCTTTGAAAGGCCTTTTGCCATATGATAAG gatcTGTTTGAACCCCAGACTGCTTTGTTGAGATATGTATTGGAGCAGCCTTATTCCAGGGATATGGTCTGCAATATGCTAGGTTTAAATAAGCAG CACAAGCAGCGCTGCCCTGTGCTGGAGGACCAGTTGGTGGATCTGGTGGTTTATGCCATGGAGCGGTCCGAGACTGAGGAGAAATTTGACGATGGGGGAACAAGCCAACTCCTGTGGCAGCACCTCTCGAGTCAGctcattttctttgtgcttttccagTTTGCAAGTTTTCCACATATGGTCCTTTCTCTTCATCAGAAG TTAGCAGGGCGAGGACTGATTAAAGGCAGAGATCATCTAATGTGGGTTCTCCTGCAATTCATTTCTGGAAGTATTCAGAAAAATGCACTAGCTGATTTTCTCCCTGTCATGAAGCTCTTTGACCTTCTATACCCAGAAAAAGAA TATATTCCAGTTCCTGATATTAACAAACCCCAGTCAACTCATGCCTTTGCAATGACTTGCATTTGGATTCATCTCAATAGAAAAGCCCAAAATGACAACTCCAAGCTACAGATTCCAATACCTCATTCCCTAAAGCTTCACCATGA GTTCCTACAGCAGAGTCTCAGAAATAAAAGTTTACAAATGAATGATTATAAGATTGCCTTGCTGTGTAATGCATACTCTACAAATTCAGAATGTTTTACATTGCCCATGGGAGCTCTGGTAGAAACTATTTATGGAAATGGGATTATGAGAGTACCTCTTCCTGGAACGAGCTGCTTGGCTTCAGCATCGATTACTCCCTTACCCATGAATCTGCTGGATTCACTGACAGTTCATGCCAAAATGAG cCTTATCCATAGCATCGCTACCAGAGTGATAAAACTTGCTCATGCAAAATCCAGTGTGGCCTTGGCTCCAGCCCTAGTGGAAACGTACAGTCGTTTATTGGTCTAtatggaaatagagtctttgggCATCAAAGGATTTATCA GTCAACTTTTGCCAACTGTTTTCAAGTCCCATGCCTGGGGGATCTTACACACACTTCTTGAGATGTTTAGCTACCGGATGCACCACATCCAGCCTCATTACAGAGTGCAGCTCTTGAGCCATCTTCATACTCTAGCCGCAGTTGCACAAACAAACCAGAACCAGCTCCATCTCTG TGTTGAGAGCACTGCACTTAGGCTTATAACAGCATTAGGGAGCTCAGAGGTACAGCCACAGTTCACACGCTTCCTGAGTGATCCCAAAACAGTGCTGTCTGCAGAATCTGAAGAGCTAAACCGAGCCTTGATACTGACCTTAGCTAGAGCAACTCACGTAACAG atttttttacaGGCTCTGATTCAATTCAGGGAACTTGGTGTAAAGACATACTTCAGACCATCATGAGTTTTACTCCTCATAATTGGGCATCACACACTCTTAGCTGTTTTCCAGGCCCACTACAG gcattCTTCAAGCAGAATAATGTACCTCAGGAAAGCcgttttaatctgaaaaaaaatgtggaggaGGAATATAGGAAGTGGAAGTCAATGACCAATGAAAATGACATCATTACCCACTTCTCTATGCAAGGCTCTCCTCCGctcttcctttgtcttctctggaaaatgcTCTTGGAAACAGATCATATTAATCAGATTGGCTATAG AGTATTAGAAAGAATTGGAGCCAGGGCCTTGGTAGCCCATGTGAGAACATTTGCAGATTTCTTAGTATATGAGTTCTCTACATCAGCTGGAGGTCAGCAACTCAACAAATGCATTGAAATTCTTAATGACATGGTATGGAAGTATAACATTGTTACATTGGACAGATTGATTCTCTGCTTG GCCATGCGTAGTCATGAAGGAAATGAAGCCCAGGTTTGTTATTTCATAATTCAGTTGCTGTTACTCAAACCAAATGATTTTAGAAATCGAGTAAGTGACTTTGTGAAGGAAAATTCTCCAGAGCACTGGCTACAGAACGACTGGCACACCAAGCATATGAATTATCACAAG AAATACCCTGAGAAACTATATTTTGAGGGCCTGGCAGAGCAGGTTGATCCTCCTGTGCAGATCCAGTCTCCCTATCTACCCATCTATTTTGGAAATGTGTGTCTTCGATTTCTCCCAGTATTTGATATAGTAATCCACAGATTTTTAGAATTGCTTCCAGTTTCCAAATCACTGGAGACTCTACTAGATCACCTTGGTGGCTTATATAAATTTCATG ATCGCCCTGTGACTTATTTGTATAATACTCTACACTATTACGAAATGCACCTGAGAGACCGCCCACATCTCAAGCGAAAGCTTGTCCATGCCATCATTGGCTCACTCAAGGATAATCGGCCACAAGGCTGGTGTCTAAGTGACACATATCTGAAGTGTGGCATGAATGCTCGAGAAGAAAATCCGTGGGTCCCAGATGACTCCTACTATTGCAGATTGATTGGCAGACTAGTAGATA CAATGGCTGGCAAATCTCCTGGTCCATTCCCAAACTGTGACTGGAGATTCAATGAGTTTCCCAACCCAGCTGCCCATGCACTACATGTTACCTGTGTGGAGCTCATGGCCTTGGCTGTTTCAGGCGAAGATGTTGGAAACGCTCTTCTAAATGTTGTCCTGAAAAG TCAGCCATTAGTACCAAGAGAGAATATTACAGCATGGATGAATGCAATTGGACTGATCATCACTGCACTACCA GAGCCATATTGGATTGTCCTGCATGATCGAATTGTGAGTGTTATCAGCAGTCCCAGCTTGACATCCGAGTCAGAGTGGGTTGGCTATCCATTCCGCCTCTTTGATTTCACTGCTTGTCATCAGTCCTACTCCGAGATGAGCTGCAGCTATACATTAGCTCTTGCACATGCTGTGTGGCACCATTCTAGCATTGGGCAACTTTCTCTCATTCCCAA GTTTCTCACTGAAGTCCTTCTTCCTGTAGTGAAGACTGAATTCCAGTTGCTTTATGTGTACCATCTTGTGGGACCATTTTTACAAAGATTTCAGCAAGAGAGAACTCGGTGTATGATAGAG atTGGCGTGGCATTTTATGACATGTTACTGAATGTAGACCAGTGTAGCACCCACTTAAATTACATGGATCCCATCTGTGACTTCCTATATCATATGAAGTATATGTTTACTGGTGACAGCGTAAAAGAACAA GTAGAGAagattatttgtaatttaaaaccAGCTTTAAAACTTCGTCTTCGATTCATCACACACATTAGCAAGATGGAACCACCTGCAGTGCCTCCACAAGCCATAAATAGTGGGTCTCCAGCTCCTCAGTCTAATCAGGTGCCAGTGTCATTACCAGTAACTCAGTGA